Proteins from a genomic interval of Clostridium scatologenes:
- a CDS encoding glycosyltransferase, with protein MSKMILYIVSNLGPSEITNQLYSILKNINRREFRPKIITLLKEPKGSIYEDFERLKIDIYSLGLSRIKSWLKGKRILTATCEELQPDIIHTIGYDADKVAVKYLSKFKHCSTIWNFPYEEHNTIFGKIIGKIRDKRYAKYLFKTSCPIVSSYSLERKLKERYDVNAYTIPNGVDEIYFSPVDKSEIARRRKKLGLDITKRIFISIASMSKIKDPLTTINAFKRANISNSATLVLLGNGPLLKKCRKYNSEGIVIKGKVENLREFLKCADIFVSSSKSEELSISVLEALNCGLPVILSNTKCHREILNKDNMVGKKFSVGNISELKECFKYYARCSLEYESKKARIAGETFYGSKIMCSTYERMYMQMISQGII; from the coding sequence ATGTCAAAGATGATTTTGTATATAGTCTCAAATCTTGGGCCATCTGAAATAACTAATCAACTATATAGTATATTGAAAAATATTAATAGAAGAGAATTTCGACCTAAAATTATTACTTTATTAAAAGAACCTAAAGGTAGTATATATGAAGATTTTGAAAGGCTAAAAATTGATATTTATTCTTTAGGTTTATCAAGAATAAAATCGTGGTTAAAAGGGAAAAGAATTTTGACTGCGACCTGTGAAGAGCTGCAGCCAGATATTATACACACCATAGGATATGATGCTGATAAAGTTGCGGTAAAGTATTTAAGCAAGTTCAAGCATTGCAGTACAATTTGGAATTTTCCATATGAAGAGCATAATACAATATTTGGAAAAATCATAGGTAAAATTAGAGATAAGAGATATGCTAAATATCTATTTAAAACAAGTTGCCCTATTGTATCATCATATAGTCTGGAAAGAAAATTAAAAGAACGCTATGATGTTAATGCTTATACAATACCAAATGGAGTAGATGAAATATATTTTTCACCAGTAGATAAATCAGAAATAGCAAGACGTAGAAAAAAATTGGGATTAGATATTACAAAGAGAATTTTTATTTCAATTGCATCAATGAGTAAAATTAAAGATCCTCTTACAACAATTAATGCATTTAAAAGAGCAAATATTTCAAATTCTGCTACTCTTGTTTTACTTGGAAATGGTCCACTTTTAAAAAAGTGTAGAAAGTATAATAGTGAGGGTATCGTAATAAAAGGTAAAGTTGAAAATTTAAGAGAATTTCTAAAATGTGCAGACATTTTTGTATCTTCGTCTAAATCTGAAGAGTTATCAATATCTGTTTTAGAAGCACTAAATTGTGGGTTGCCAGTAATTTTATCAAATACTAAATGTCATAGAGAAATATTAAATAAAGATAATATGGTTGGTAAGAAATTTAGTGTTGGCAACATAAGTGAATTAAAAGAGTGTTTTAAATATTATGCAAGGTGTAGTTTGGAATATGAATCTAAGAAAGCTAGAATAGCTGGAGAAACTTTTTATGGTTCAAAAATCATGTGCAGTACTTATGAAAGAATGTATATGCAAATGATATCACAAGGAATCATATGA
- the lysA gene encoding diaminopimelate decarboxylase — translation MKLFGTMNVNDKGHLEIGKCDTTELAKEFGTPLYVVDEDLVRNTCREFKNNFEIEGIESEVIYASKAFLNLAIAKVICEEGLSLDVVSGGELYTALKANFPASRIYMHGNNKTESELTMAIEEGIGRIVVDNRNELEVIEYLCKSLNKKIDVLLRVNPGIEAHTHEYIQTSKNDSKFGESIFDEDMCRIINRFKNSESVNLKGFHCHIGSQIFEEKSFYSEVSDMIKFLEKIKNECGFCTEELNLGGGFGVYYSEGDKPVNLKSCLKNMISILKEEAQKSGLNIKKVMIEPGRSIIANAGTTLYKVGGTKKTYGGKKYVFIDGGMTDNPRTALYDAKYEALVANKVNVENNEEYTIGGKCCESGDIIIKEIELPRVERGDIIAVLTTGAYNYSMSSNYNRIPKPAVVFVKEGEAKIAVKRETYEDIIRNDILF, via the coding sequence ATGAAATTATTTGGAACTATGAATGTAAATGATAAAGGACATTTAGAAATAGGAAAATGTGATACTACTGAACTAGCAAAAGAATTTGGTACTCCTCTATATGTAGTAGATGAAGATTTAGTTAGAAATACTTGCAGAGAGTTTAAAAATAATTTTGAAATAGAAGGTATTGAAAGTGAAGTTATATATGCATCTAAAGCTTTTTTAAATTTGGCAATTGCTAAGGTTATTTGTGAAGAAGGATTGAGTTTAGATGTGGTGTCTGGTGGAGAACTTTATACAGCTTTAAAAGCAAATTTTCCTGCAAGTAGAATTTATATGCATGGGAATAATAAAACAGAAAGCGAATTAACTATGGCTATTGAAGAAGGAATAGGAAGAATAGTAGTAGATAATAGAAATGAGTTAGAAGTAATCGAATATTTATGTAAAAGCTTAAATAAAAAAATTGATGTTTTATTAAGAGTAAATCCAGGTATAGAAGCCCATACTCATGAATATATTCAAACTTCAAAAAATGATTCCAAATTTGGAGAATCAATATTTGATGAAGATATGTGCAGGATTATAAACAGGTTTAAAAATAGTGAAAGTGTAAATTTAAAGGGATTTCATTGTCACATAGGATCTCAAATTTTTGAAGAAAAATCATTTTACTCAGAAGTATCTGATATGATTAAGTTTTTAGAAAAAATTAAAAATGAATGTGGATTTTGTACTGAAGAATTAAATCTAGGAGGAGGATTTGGAGTATATTATTCTGAAGGAGATAAACCTGTTAATTTAAAGAGTTGTCTTAAAAACATGATTTCAATACTTAAAGAAGAAGCACAAAAATCAGGTTTAAATATTAAAAAAGTTATGATAGAACCAGGTAGATCAATAATTGCCAATGCAGGTACTACTCTCTACAAGGTAGGAGGTACTAAAAAAACTTATGGCGGCAAAAAGTATGTTTTTATAGATGGAGGTATGACAGATAACCCAAGGACAGCATTATATGATGCAAAATATGAAGCTTTAGTTGCAAATAAAGTTAATGTTGAAAACAATGAAGAATATACTATTGGAGGAAAATGCTGTGAATCTGGAGACATAATAATAAAAGAAATCGAACTTCCAAGGGTTGAAAGAGGAGATATTATAGCAGTGTTAACTACTGGAGCCTATAACTATAGTATGTCTAGTAACTATAATAGAATCCCTAAGCCAGCAGTAGTGTTTGTTAAAGAAGGTGAAGCAAAAATAGCAGTAAAAAGAGAAACTTATGAAGATATTATTAGAAACGATATATTATTTTAA
- a CDS encoding nitroreductase family protein produces MLNEIKTRRSIRKYLNKPIEDEKIIELLESARLAPSGSNTQPWHFIVVKSESMKKRLAEASHNQKWMMSAPVFIVCVADISCRIKESTHMHLDEKSAEEEVKQIIRDTSIAIEHIALQASNLNLGTCWVAWFTQNDIRPILNIPSDKYVISILTIGYSDEEPKPRPRKKLEEIVHYESW; encoded by the coding sequence ATGCTTAATGAAATAAAAACACGTAGAAGTATAAGAAAATATCTAAATAAACCTATAGAAGATGAAAAAATTATTGAATTACTTGAGAGTGCAAGACTTGCACCTTCTGGTAGTAATACACAACCCTGGCATTTTATTGTGGTAAAATCTGAATCCATGAAAAAAAGATTAGCTGAAGCATCCCACAATCAAAAATGGATGATGTCTGCTCCTGTTTTTATTGTATGCGTTGCAGATATAAGTTGTAGAATAAAAGAAAGCACACATATGCATTTAGACGAAAAGAGTGCTGAAGAGGAAGTTAAACAAATAATCAGAGATACTTCTATTGCCATAGAACACATTGCACTTCAAGCTAGCAATTTGAATTTAGGTACTTGCTGGGTAGCATGGTTTACTCAAAATGACATTAGACCAATACTAAATATACCTTCTGATAAATATGTAATTAGTATTCTTACTATTGGATATTCAGACGAAGAGCCAAAACCCCGCCCAAGAAAAAAACTTGAAGAAATAGTCCATTATGAAAGTTGGTAA
- a CDS encoding HutD family protein — protein MIYEIIKKENHKTSEWSGGTTTQLLIYPKEAVYGERNFKWRLSSAKVQIEESTFTHLPGISRIIMILKGELVLKHENHHSTILRKFDQDSFSGDWNTKSYGKVTDFNLMMAEGCSGKVEAVEISREETKEIILEKLQSKDYFMLTEVFYCVSGQVEINENSGKSFKLNEGDVLSITKGNEELRNILKFTSIAEKNSEIVRTIVYY, from the coding sequence ATGATTTATGAAATCATAAAAAAAGAAAACCATAAAACCAGTGAATGGTCGGGAGGAACAACAACTCAGCTTTTAATATATCCAAAGGAAGCTGTATATGGTGAAAGAAATTTTAAATGGCGTTTGAGTTCTGCAAAGGTTCAAATAGAGGAATCTACATTTACACATTTACCTGGTATATCCAGGATAATAATGATTTTAAAAGGAGAACTTGTTCTTAAGCATGAAAATCATCATAGTACTATATTAAGAAAATTTGATCAAGACAGCTTTAGTGGAGATTGGAATACCAAGAGTTATGGAAAAGTAACAGATTTCAATCTAATGATGGCTGAGGGCTGTAGTGGAAAAGTGGAAGCTGTTGAGATTAGTAGAGAAGAAACTAAAGAAATAATACTAGAAAAATTACAAAGTAAAGATTATTTTATGTTAACAGAAGTATTTTATTGTGTAAGTGGACAAGTAGAAATTAATGAAAATAGCGGTAAGAGTTTTAAGTTAAATGAAGGTGATGTATTATCAATAACAAAAGGCAATGAAGAATTACGAAATATACTTAAATTTACTAGTATAGCTGAAAAAAATAGTGAAATAGTTAGAACTATAGTATATTACTAA
- the trhA gene encoding PAQR family membrane homeostasis protein TrhA: MKKIFREPVNGFTHVFGAVVSLVGLILLIVKVIFSSPSISGLKLTGVIIFGLSLIFLYTASSIYHLVNSSEKVIKFLRRLDHSMIFILIAGTYTPICLIALSGTLRWVLFITVWSMAIAGILFKMIWFNLPRWISTSFYIGMGWLAIFVISPISKVLSISGVAWLLLGGIFYTVGGIIYAAKWPKLNLKLLGFHEIFHIFVLLGSFSHYICVLKYVI, from the coding sequence ATGAAGAAAATTTTTAGAGAACCTGTTAATGGTTTTACCCATGTATTTGGAGCCGTTGTATCACTGGTAGGATTAATTTTGCTTATAGTAAAAGTCATATTTTCATCCCCATCCATAAGCGGTCTTAAACTTACAGGCGTTATAATATTTGGCTTAAGCTTAATATTTTTATATACAGCAAGTTCTATTTATCATTTAGTAAATTCTTCAGAAAAAGTAATTAAATTTTTAAGAAGATTAGATCACTCAATGATATTTATACTTATTGCTGGAACATATACACCTATATGCTTAATTGCCCTAAGTGGCACATTAAGATGGGTTTTATTTATCACTGTATGGTCAATGGCCATAGCTGGAATACTATTTAAAATGATATGGTTTAATCTACCTCGTTGGATCTCCACTTCATTTTACATAGGTATGGGATGGCTTGCTATTTTTGTTATATCACCTATTTCAAAAGTTCTTTCTATAAGTGGTGTAGCTTGGCTATTACTTGGTGGTATATTCTATACTGTTGGTGGTATTATATATGCTGCTAAATGGCCAAAATTGAACTTAAAGTTATTAGGATTTCATGAAATATTTCATATATTCGTATTACTTGGAAGCTTTAGTCACTATATATGCGTTTTGAAATATGTTATATAA
- a CDS encoding aspartate kinase has product MATIVQKYGGTSVGTIDKIKAVAKKVIERKKEGNDIVVVVSAMGKTTDKLIDMAKQISDNPNKREMDMLISTGEQVTIALLSMAFQESGYDSVSLTGFQAGIKTGGVHTKNRIFDIEIQNVENHLKNGKIVVVAGFQGMNENGDITTLGRGGSDTTAVALAAKLNCTCEIYTDVDGIYGVDPRIWPNAKKLDYISYEEMMEMASLGAGVMETRAVEIGCKYKIPIYVASTHGNQKGTYIKEYDETMEEKVITGLSISDDVLMVTVNNVPYNSKNISIIFDKLAKHHVNIDMISQTAPFNGYINVSFTASKEDVSTINEVEKELKGEIQGIKVSKESDITKLSVVGIGMMKQSGVASSIFTIFAENDIDFKQVTTSEISISYTLDSKDKQKAVTVLAQKLNL; this is encoded by the coding sequence TTGGCTACAATAGTACAAAAATATGGAGGAACATCCGTAGGAACTATAGATAAAATAAAGGCTGTTGCAAAGAAAGTAATAGAAAGAAAAAAGGAAGGTAATGACATTGTAGTGGTGGTTTCTGCTATGGGTAAGACCACAGATAAGCTTATAGATATGGCAAAACAAATTTCTGATAATCCTAATAAAAGAGAAATGGATATGCTGATATCAACTGGAGAGCAGGTGACAATAGCACTACTATCCATGGCATTTCAAGAAAGTGGATATGATTCAGTATCATTAACAGGATTCCAAGCTGGAATAAAGACAGGAGGAGTTCATACTAAAAATAGAATATTTGATATAGAAATTCAAAATGTAGAGAATCATTTAAAGAATGGAAAAATAGTAGTAGTTGCTGGATTTCAGGGCATGAATGAAAATGGAGATATAACAACTTTAGGAAGAGGTGGTTCAGATACAACTGCAGTAGCTTTAGCTGCAAAGCTTAATTGTACCTGTGAAATATATACAGATGTGGATGGAATATATGGTGTTGATCCAAGGATTTGGCCTAATGCAAAGAAGTTGGATTATATAAGCTATGAAGAAATGATGGAAATGGCAAGCTTAGGAGCTGGTGTCATGGAAACAAGAGCAGTGGAAATAGGATGTAAATATAAAATTCCTATTTATGTAGCATCGACACATGGAAATCAAAAAGGAACTTATATAAAGGAGTATGATGAAACAATGGAAGAAAAAGTAATAACAGGTCTTTCAATTAGTGATGATGTTCTTATGGTTACAGTTAATAATGTACCATATAATTCTAAAAATATATCAATAATATTTGACAAATTGGCTAAACATCATGTAAATATTGATATGATAAGTCAAACAGCACCATTTAATGGATATATAAATGTTTCTTTTACTGCATCAAAGGAAGATGTAAGTACAATCAATGAGGTTGAAAAAGAATTAAAGGGTGAAATACAAGGTATTAAAGTTTCTAAGGAATCAGATATTACAAAATTATCTGTAGTAGGAATAGGTATGATGAAGCAGTCTGGAGTTGCATCTTCTATATTTACTATATTTGCAGAAAATGATATTGACTTTAAACAAGTAACTACTTCAGAAATAAGTATATCTTATACTTTAGATTCAAAAGATAAACAAAAAGCAGTAACAGTTTTAGCACAAAAATTAAACTTATAA
- a CDS encoding Lrp/AsnC family transcriptional regulator: protein MDNIDLKIINALKENSRSTSSEISKKVNLSIPAVAERIRKLEDGNIIEKYTIRINREKINYKLLAFIFVNIDKTENIENFRKSIVQYNSVLECHHVAGEYDYVLKVLVEDTKSLEYFLSSTLKKIKGVIKSNTIIVLSSLKENINI, encoded by the coding sequence ATGGATAACATAGATTTGAAAATCATCAATGCTTTGAAGGAAAATAGCAGGTCAACTTCCTCAGAAATAAGTAAAAAAGTAAACCTTTCTATTCCTGCAGTAGCTGAAAGAATAAGAAAGTTAGAAGATGGAAATATAATTGAAAAATACACTATAAGAATAAATAGAGAAAAAATTAATTATAAACTTTTAGCCTTCATTTTCGTGAACATTGACAAAACAGAAAACATAGAAAACTTCAGGAAGTCTATAGTTCAATATAATTCTGTACTAGAATGTCATCATGTTGCTGGAGAATATGATTATGTTTTGAAAGTATTAGTAGAGGATACAAAATCTCTAGAATACTTTTTATCAAGCACTCTAAAGAAAATTAAAGGTGTAATTAAATCAAATACAATAATTGTACTTTCTTCTTTAAAAGAAAACATCAATATTTAA
- the dapA gene encoding 4-hydroxy-tetrahydrodipicolinate synthase: MCLFEGSGVAIVTPYTESGIDYEKLGELIDWQIENKTDAIIICGTTGEAATMTDAERKETIEFAVKRVNKRIPVIAGTGSNNTAYSIELSKYAEKVGVDGVLLVTPYYNKSTQKGVIEHFKAIVNSIKVPAILYNVPGRTGMSLKAETVYELSKVENIVAIKEASGDIVLAADIARLCGEDFCIYSGNDDMVVPILSLGGKGVISVVANILPEDTHNMVMEYLNGNVKEARKLQLKMNGVIHALFIETNPIPVKTAMNVMGMNVGKLRMPLTTMEDKNKKVLIDNMEEYGIEVKEK, from the coding sequence ATGTGTTTATTTGAAGGATCAGGAGTAGCTATAGTTACCCCATATACAGAAAGTGGTATAGATTATGAAAAATTAGGTGAATTAATTGATTGGCAAATAGAAAATAAAACAGATGCAATAATTATATGTGGAACTACTGGAGAAGCTGCAACTATGACAGATGCAGAAAGAAAAGAAACTATAGAATTTGCAGTCAAGAGAGTAAATAAGAGAATACCAGTTATAGCAGGCACAGGAAGTAATAACACAGCTTATTCTATAGAATTAAGCAAATATGCAGAAAAAGTTGGAGTAGATGGAGTATTACTTGTAACTCCTTATTATAACAAGAGTACTCAAAAAGGTGTTATAGAACATTTTAAAGCTATAGTTAACAGCATAAAAGTTCCTGCAATTTTATATAATGTTCCAGGAAGAACTGGAATGAGTTTAAAGGCAGAAACAGTATATGAACTATCAAAGGTTGAAAATATAGTAGCCATAAAAGAAGCTAGTGGTGATATAGTTTTGGCAGCTGATATTGCTAGATTATGTGGAGAAGATTTTTGTATCTACAGCGGAAATGATGACATGGTAGTTCCTATATTATCCCTTGGAGGAAAAGGTGTAATTTCAGTAGTTGCTAATATACTACCAGAGGATACTCACAACATGGTTATGGAATATTTAAATGGCAATGTCAAAGAAGCAAGAAAGCTGCAGCTTAAAATGAATGGAGTTATACATGCATTATTTATAGAAACAAATCCTATTCCTGTTAAGACTGCTATGAATGTTATGGGAATGAATGTTGGAAAATTGAGAATGCCTTTAACTACTATGGAAGATAAAAATAAGAAGGTATTAATAGACAACATGGAAGAATACGGTATAGAAGTAAAGGAGAAATAA
- a CDS encoding aspartate-semialdehyde dehydrogenase codes for MRNANIAIVGATGMVGRTFLKVLDERNFPIDNLYLFASKKSAGSKIEFKGKEYIIEELNENSFKRDIDIALFSAGGDISKKFAPIAKENGVIVVDNSSAWRMDKDIPLVVPEVNPEDVNWNTGIIANPNCSTIQCVVPLKVLHDAFKIKRIIYSTYQAVSGSGVGGIKDLENGIKGEAPNKYPYQIAYNCLPHIDVFMENGYTKEEIKMIEETKKILNDYDLKITATTVRVPVRYGHSVSINLEFEKPFELDKIFELLGNADGIILQDDVKNTVYPMPINAEGTDEVYVGRIRRDFSIENGLNLWVVADNIRKGAATNTVQIAEVLVKNI; via the coding sequence ATGAGAAATGCGAATATTGCTATTGTTGGAGCAACTGGAATGGTTGGGAGAACGTTTTTAAAAGTACTAGATGAAAGGAATTTTCCTATTGATAATTTATACCTTTTTGCATCAAAAAAATCTGCTGGAAGCAAAATAGAGTTTAAAGGTAAAGAATATATAATAGAAGAATTAAATGAAAATTCATTTAAAAGAGATATAGATATAGCATTATTTTCTGCTGGTGGAGATATTAGTAAAAAATTTGCTCCTATAGCAAAAGAAAATGGAGTAATAGTAGTAGATAACAGCAGTGCCTGGAGAATGGATAAGGATATTCCTTTAGTAGTACCAGAAGTAAATCCAGAAGATGTAAATTGGAATACAGGAATTATTGCAAATCCTAATTGTTCTACTATCCAATGTGTAGTACCACTTAAAGTATTGCATGATGCATTTAAAATAAAGAGAATAATTTATTCTACTTATCAGGCAGTTTCTGGATCAGGAGTTGGTGGAATCAAAGATTTAGAAAATGGTATAAAAGGAGAAGCACCTAATAAATATCCTTACCAAATAGCTTACAATTGTCTTCCTCACATAGATGTATTTATGGAAAATGGATATACAAAAGAAGAAATTAAAATGATAGAAGAAACTAAAAAGATATTAAATGATTATGATCTAAAGATAACAGCAACTACAGTTAGAGTGCCAGTAAGATATGGACATAGTGTTTCTATAAATTTGGAATTTGAAAAACCTTTTGAACTAGACAAAATATTTGAACTTTTAGGAAATGCTGATGGAATAATTTTGCAAGATGATGTTAAAAATACGGTTTATCCAATGCCAATAAATGCTGAAGGAACTGATGAAGTTTATGTTGGAAGAATAAGAAGAGACTTTAGCATAGAAAATGGACTTAATTTATGGGTTGTAGCTGATAATATAAGAAAAGGTGCAGCTACAAATACAGTTCAAATAGCAGAAGTATTAGTTAAAAATATTTAA
- a CDS encoding PLP-dependent aminotransferase family protein: MSKYNDIVNYIINEVENKNLKYKQKLPTVRMLSEKFNCSKMTVVRAYDELEKEHIVYSIPQSGYYLVKNNGELNRNLHSNIIDFSSAAPDKGILPYEEFQHCLNKAIDIYKQTLFDYSDPQGLPNLISVIKEEFEEYQIFCSEENIFITSGSQQAINILFNMPFPNGKNNVLVEQPTYNGGLKSLEFSNDRVIGIQRNFKGINLDELERRFANCNIKCFYTIPRFHNPLGTSYSGEEKKQILKLAEKYDVYIIEDDYLADLEIKSNSYPMYYDDISSRVIYLKSFSKILLPGLRIAAVVLPKILTNVFKEYKKWADLSTSVLSQGALEIYIKSGMFKAHVKKIRKTYFERMNLVKKELTQANMHYLKCHVPDTGFFACIELIEKINVSNIIKELRYSSNIYLGDAEKNYLKDYFNDNILKISIARANIENIKNGIPIILDKISKIKEEKSFYNDVFNI; this comes from the coding sequence ATGAGCAAATATAATGATATTGTAAATTACATAATAAATGAAGTTGAAAATAAAAATTTGAAATATAAACAAAAGCTTCCTACAGTGAGAATGTTATCTGAAAAATTTAATTGTAGTAAAATGACAGTAGTTAGAGCTTATGATGAACTGGAAAAAGAACACATAGTATATTCAATACCACAGAGTGGATATTATTTAGTTAAAAATAATGGTGAGTTAAATAGAAATCTGCATTCTAACATAATAGACTTTTCTTCAGCAGCTCCAGATAAAGGAATATTGCCTTATGAGGAATTTCAACATTGTTTAAACAAAGCAATAGATATATATAAGCAAACTCTTTTTGATTATTCAGATCCCCAAGGTCTTCCAAATTTAATAAGTGTGATTAAAGAGGAATTTGAAGAATATCAAATATTTTGTAGTGAAGAAAACATCTTTATAACTTCTGGTTCTCAACAAGCAATAAATATTTTATTTAACATGCCTTTTCCTAATGGAAAAAATAATGTACTTGTAGAACAACCTACTTATAATGGAGGATTAAAATCATTAGAATTTAGTAATGATCGTGTTATTGGTATTCAGAGAAATTTTAAAGGTATAAATTTAGATGAACTTGAAAGAAGGTTTGCAAATTGTAATATAAAGTGCTTTTATACTATACCAAGATTTCATAATCCATTAGGAACAAGCTATTCTGGTGAAGAAAAAAAGCAAATCTTGAAGTTGGCAGAAAAATATGATGTATACATAATAGAAGATGATTACCTTGCTGATTTAGAAATTAAGAGCAATTCTTATCCTATGTATTATGATGATATTTCCTCGAGAGTAATATATTTAAAAAGTTTTTCAAAAATATTACTACCAGGACTTAGAATTGCAGCAGTGGTATTGCCTAAAATTTTAACAAATGTGTTTAAAGAATATAAGAAGTGGGCAGATTTAAGTACTTCAGTATTATCTCAAGGAGCCTTGGAAATTTATATAAAAAGTGGTATGTTTAAAGCACATGTTAAAAAAATTAGAAAAACTTATTTTGAAAGAATGAATTTAGTAAAAAAAGAATTAACACAGGCAAATATGCATTATTTAAAATGTCATGTCCCTGATACTGGATTTTTTGCTTGTATTGAATTAATAGAGAAGATAAATGTGAGTAATATTATTAAAGAGCTTAGATACAGTAGTAATATATATTTAGGAGATGCAGAAAAAAATTACTTGAAAGACTATTTCAATGATAATATTCTAAAAATAAGTATAGCAAGAGCTAATATAGAAAATATAAAAAATGGAATTCCAATTATTTTGGATAAAATATCCAAAATAAAAGAAGAAAAAAGTTTTTATAATGATGTTTTTAATATTTAA
- a CDS encoding LysE family translocator: MIFKGFKFGMLLQFAIGPVCIFIFQIASSKGFYTAETGVLGATLIDGLFIFAAIIGISSIIERQNIKLTLKIFGAVVLFIFGLSTILNQFNVNFLPSLSIQNTINTNNVFFHSLIITASNPLTIVFWSGVFLSKITEENMKKTDIYLFAFGALLSTMFFLTLISLTGNFANTFLSVSIIQTLNIIVGFLLIYFSIKMFLKKV; this comes from the coding sequence ATGATTTTTAAAGGTTTTAAGTTTGGTATGTTGTTACAATTTGCCATAGGTCCTGTTTGCATCTTTATATTCCAAATAGCATCATCAAAAGGTTTTTATACTGCTGAAACAGGTGTATTAGGTGCTACTTTAATCGATGGATTATTCATTTTTGCTGCTATTATTGGTATATCCTCTATAATTGAAAGGCAAAATATAAAATTAACTTTGAAAATATTTGGTGCTGTAGTTTTATTCATTTTTGGACTCAGCACAATTTTGAACCAGTTTAATGTAAACTTTTTGCCAAGTTTAAGCATCCAAAATACTATTAATACAAATAATGTATTTTTCCATTCACTTATAATTACTGCTTCAAATCCACTTACTATAGTCTTTTGGTCTGGTGTATTTTTATCCAAAATAACAGAAGAAAATATGAAAAAAACAGATATTTATCTATTTGCTTTTGGAGCACTGTTATCTACAATGTTTTTTTTAACTTTAATTTCTTTAACAGGAAATTTTGCAAATACTTTTCTATCTGTAAGTATAATACAAACTTTAAATATAATTGTTGGTTTTTTATTGATATACTTTAGTATTAAAATGTTTTTAAAAAAAGTATAA
- the dapB gene encoding 4-hydroxy-tetrahydrodipicolinate reductase has product MLKVIISGCNGAMGQVLTKTIEAMEDAEIAAGIDKNIDRCKNNYDMYSDISDYKGNADVIIDFSNPAGLEGLLNYGIETKTPIVIATTGLSSENMDSIKKASEKIAVFQSGNTSLGINVLTSLVKKAAAVLSESFDIEIIEKHHNKKVDAPSGTAYMIANAINDELNNSKEFVYGREGIRKREKNEIGIHAVRGGTIAGEHTVIFAGMDEIVEIKHTAMSKNIFAQGAVKAAKYLVKQDKGLYNMDDLLS; this is encoded by the coding sequence ATGTTAAAGGTAATAATAAGTGGATGCAATGGAGCTATGGGACAAGTTTTGACTAAGACTATAGAAGCAATGGAAGATGCTGAAATAGCTGCAGGCATAGATAAAAATATAGATAGATGTAAAAATAATTATGATATGTACAGTGATATATCTGATTATAAAGGAAATGCAGATGTCATCATTGATTTTTCTAATCCAGCTGGTTTAGAAGGCTTGCTAAATTATGGAATTGAAACAAAAACTCCAATAGTAATAGCAACAACAGGGCTCTCTTCTGAAAATATGGATAGTATAAAAAAAGCTTCTGAAAAAATAGCTGTATTCCAATCAGGAAATACTTCGCTTGGAATTAATGTGTTAACTAGTTTGGTAAAAAAAGCAGCAGCTGTTTTAAGTGAAAGCTTTGATATAGAAATTATAGAAAAACATCATAATAAGAAGGTTGATGCACCTAGTGGAACGGCCTATATGATTGCTAATGCAATAAATGATGAGTTGAATAATTCAAAAGAATTTGTATATGGAAGAGAAGGAATAAGAAAAAGAGAAAAAAATGAAATTGGTATACATGCAGTTCGTGGAGGAACTATAGCAGGTGAACATACTGTTATATTTGCGGGAATGGATGAAATAGTAGAAATAAAACATACTGCAATGTCAAAAAATATATTTGCTCAAGGAGCAGTGAAAGCTGCTAAATATCTTGTTAAGCAAGATAAAGGATTATATAATATGGATGATTTACTAAGCTAA